ggcggggaaaaacctagttttttctacaagcttagaaatttaatttttacttcgatttcacgCCCTAAAGTTATAATCCTAACTACCCAACTAATTCATCATCCGagcaaagtgttattttcctaccaAACTCAGTGCAAATCAATATACCCATTTACCCCGAAATCATTTTGCAAGAACTGATAGAGatattcaagaactcagaaataaaaaatgaaggaaaaattgGCATTGCacaacacaacataacataaaaaaaaaaaaatcgaccagaaagcttacttggatgaaagattGGAGTGAAGATTTCAAAAGAATGGACAGGCGCACCTTGAATCAGcgaagttttctgggtttgtttttctttgttcttcagagttcttgaagacaagaagattggtaaaaagtgaaaagtgaagaaaatgggttatttatattgatcgtggcactgtaaaagaggtaataatgagattaatttttcaaggcatggggaaacGCAATATCCGTCAGACaactttttggaaactgaaaagacatgattggttgcctttttcgagaaggcatgtgTGGCTCTAACAAATTTAGTGGGGTATGTGAAGGGTCAGTCTCCTAAGATACTTTATTccggtcgcagtaaaataaacttggggggcaaatgtttacccgaaAATAACTCCTGATAACGTGGCAAGAATTtgttacacgtggttggcacgtggcacgTCAAAATGAAGGAGTGTTGTTCGCTTATCGACCAGGTGTTTTTTGCCTCATCAaatctcgcgattagatgcgacTAGTCTAGTCGTATGCTtcgatttatttcctttaaagatatgtaatcttgtaataactacatttattatattttctctttattgccttgatacgctgatattaaggataattaaggcccattggcccatgtaacccccttgagcctataaatatacgcgagagggctcaaggaagggactttttttacttttgaacctggaacttgaatactcatagagagaacatagtgtgattatccaccgaaaaattgtaattctcctaaggttgGTGatactcaagaaccctagttctttgatcacgacattgggattcaacatcaataagaacactaagttggcgtaggttattaccacacagttggggccaaaccactataaatcatttgtgtcacattcttcccatttgatttcattcttcatttccttcttttttctttgtcgttattttgactccgtgtcattgccCAAATCAAAAGTCAAcaattgtcaactacaattgctttaagggcacaattctcaacacatgtcGCGATCACCAAGAAATAAAATGACATTTTCTCTGTTAAAAATGCCACAAGTACACTAAACCGATTACACTAACCGGTTAACTCAAAATTTGCCCCtaagtttaaataaataaaaaggttaaaaaattattatttaattttgtacATTGCTAGTCATTAGATTAGAAGTCAACCAAAAGTAACTTGATTAAGAGATTTTGACATAACACATCGATTCCTAAAGATAATTTACAAATTTACGGTTgggcataattttttttatttttacggtGCCAACATTTTTTTCTTCAGTTATACGGAAGACCATCACCCAAGCCGAGTAACCGAAGCCTGGAAGTAATCGTATGAAGACTTTAAAAAAATGACCTAAGTCTAGCTCTCATGGGCCTCCTCAATCAAGACCTGGATTCGTTGCTGGAGAGTCTCTCCTGGTTGAAAGCCACCACAAGAGGAGGTTGAGTCTGTTGAAGAAGTTGTTTCAAAGGTTGCAGAGTGAGGATGATGTGATAGTAATTTTGAAGGGTATGATGAACTATAATTTATATTTGTATAATATATATGTTTAGAAAACGAAAGAAAAAACTAAAGCTAAGCTAATAAGTCAATATACATGTTAtatgtgtgtatgtatatataagtAGACAGGTCAAGCTTTTGTTTTGCTACCTGGGCCTAGTCACATTTTGCCAAATACTTGGAGCCACACGTTCCTCTACCACCTACATTAGTATATATCCatcttatataaatatttttttatttcttactttaaaataatatttcatGTTAATTGGTGTATATACATGTGTATTTATTAAGTAGGATAATGACAGGTGGTGTGGGGGCAAAACTATTAAACaaataagaatattaatttttgtGGTAATGTGTAGgggaaaaattattaaataaaaaagaatactATCTTTTGTGATTATTGTGCTTGCACCAGATCCAACATAATATTGAAAAATCATTTTTGAATGTTTTTCGGTATATTTGTAGTTTATTATATTTTGTATATTTTGGgtttttttatttagtatattTTTTAGTAATCTTTTTAGGCTTTTTggtgttgttttttagtttatatTAGGTTAATGCAATGTATTGAGTCTAATTTTGTGGGGTTGATGTCTAGTTGACTTAATATTGTTTTTTCAACActgtattgtttatgtttaggtttatgtatagttgtctaatatcattttatttttgtgttattttttagttgttttgatatatatatatattaagtttatTATTGATACATTTTCGAATGCAATGATAAGTTTTTTGCGGttgttttagttgtttttttagttaatttttggCTTGATGGAATTAGTGTCTCCAATATTAATATTGTTAATAAATGAGGTAGAACCTATGGTATGTTAGCTTATTGTCatgtttagttatttttaaaaaaatgtagttTTAATTTTTTCGATTTTGTTTTTGGGTAGCTGCGGTTGCACTATGCTATTGTGTCGTGTTGTATTTAAGTTATTTTGTTGATATTGTATTGCAGCGTGTtgcttttttaaaatttaaaaatgagtTTTACGATGttgtttttgtgttattttttattttttttgtagctGCAATGAGTTGCACTGTGTTGTTATGAGATTGTTATTGCgttgttttcttgttttttttttaacgtTATGTTTTGTGGGTTGATGTTTAatgtaaattatatttttgtaattttgaaatattaaaattgtatttttgaaaatttgagttagtaaaaatgtaaaaaaaaatgaaggaatgtaaaaatataaaaatcataaaaaatgagTATTTACGAAAGAATCCCTTTAATTTATGGCAGGTTCAAAGTGCCTTTGGAACAAGTTCTAGCTCTCCTTTTAAATTGGGAAATTTGAGATTTTATGCTTATTGAGGGGTTCTAagtcaaaaaaaaaatgttaggcatttaaatcattttaaaaaatgcCAATTCTTtttacaatacccaaaatacccctttcaTAATTTTTCCCATCaacttcctcttctctctctcccccaacccattcctctcaactccttctctagaaaaaaaaatccatGGGTAATGTAAAATATAATAGAACTCGATGTAACAGCAAGTATTcctcacttaggacactaaaatactacatttcgaatagacttgggcatgatttttgggttttttttgcgattttttttttcagatctgaaactttgaaatttgTAGAAAATTGACGTgattcgatggtgctcgatgccagcttattggggccttcaaaatcaagattttcatgagaAAATCGATGTTTCTCGATGGATGTTCGATGGTAGTTCGATGTtattcgatgcgattcttgcaagatatgtaatttttcactcgggtgtccgttttgggtatttttttcaagatctacacgtttgagatgtgtatatacacatttgggtaatgtaaatcttgaaataaatgcaaaatgcaaaacatacctcatgttcaagatgtgttttggtatgttttcaagttataaactttgaaaatgtgtatgtgaacatctaaaacgtgtagatctcaaaaaaatattcaaaataattataaaataatcaccccaaatggacacccgagtgaaaaattatgtctcttaaaaaaattgcatcgaaccactatcgagccaccatcgagcaacgtcgatttttccatgaaaatcttgattttgaaggtccCATCGATGGGGCATTGAACACCATTGAGCAACCATCgagttgggcatgatttttgagttactTTTCAAATCGGAAATCTGTAGAAACTTGACTTTGCTCAattgttgctcgatggtgctcgataccagctcgatggggccttcaaaatcaagattttcatgaaaaaattgacgttgtttgatggtggttcgatggttgctcAGTGGTGGCTCGATGGTGATTCGATGCAATTCTTTAAGAGACTTAATTTTTCATTCGGGTGTCcatttgttgtattttttttattttgggtatttgtttgagatctacacgttttagatgttcacatctacattttcaaagtttataacttgaaaacataccaaaacatatcttgaacatgaggtatgttttgcattttgtatttttttcaagatttaaatTTCTCAAATAAGTATATACATATTTCAAACATGtagatcttaaaaaaaatatccaaaaaaaaaaaaaaattcatccaaaacggacacccgagtgaaaaattacttatcttgcaagaatcgcatcgaataccatcgaaccaccatcgagcaacatcaaatttttcatgaaaatcttaattttgaaggccccatcgagctagcatcgagcaccatcgaaccacgtcgattttctgcagatttcaaagttttagatctgaaaaaaaaatcgcaaaaaaaatcaaaaaattattcacagatctgttcgaaatgcaacattttagtgtcctaagtaagAAATATTTACTATTACATTgagttttattatattttatcttatttatgaattttttttctagagagagagttgagcgGAATAAATTGAGAGGGAGAAGTGAAAATAAGAAGTGAATGAAAAAAATGTTGAGAAAAGTATTTTAGGTATTGTAAaaagatttaacattttttttttagataacGAGAAGAACTAGCATTTCTTTTTAAATTTAGGACTCCtataagcataaaaactcaaatttccctttagcAGTATAAAAAAGTAACGTAATCTCCAATCTCTAAAATCGAAGTCATTTCTTCAAGACTCTCGTCATCGTTCTCAAACTGGTTTGTTCTCTTTTCTTTTGCATTTTAATCTCTCTTCAAATTTTCTTAATTCTTGGTTTAATCTTCTACCGAAAACCCCATAAAAGGTAAATTCACTTTCGGTGGATCAAATTTGTTCTTAAATTCCAATTCCTTTCTTTGAAGATTCGATTGATTTAGAGTTTTCTAATCAGACTCAGATTTTAACGAATAAAAAATGTATTTCAGGTTTTGATTTTGAACAAAGCTTTCTTGGACATGGGTGCCGAGGCTGCAAAAATTGCTAGGGAATCTCTGGACCTGGCGTTTCACATGTCCAATATACTTGACACAGGGCTTGATCGTCATACCCTCTCTGTGCTCATTGCTCTCTGTGATTTGGGTCTCAACCCTGAGGCTTTGGCTGCTGTCGTCAAGGAACTCTGAAGAGAAACCATGTCATCATCGGTGACACCAGTTGCGGTTCCTTCGTCATCTTAGACTTGAACGGGTTTTTCATTTCCATTATAACAACACCATTTCCCCCTTTTGCGTGTGTGTTGTGTTGAATTGTGAAACCCTTTTGCTTATGTTAATGGTGAAATCAGGGGGTGCACTAGAGTTGGAACATGAATTATCAGTAatgaatttgaatattttttgtGGGTAATTATTACTATTTAACATGGTATGACATCGTCAGGATGTCATacattaattaaaaaacataaatgTTTTCCTTTTGCTTTAGTTGAATATAAAAATTATTCACATTTTTTTTCGTACGAATGAGTTAAGGAATGTTCTAAGATCTTGAACTTCATAGTTGCTCTATGTTAGATATCTTGTTTTTGGCCCGAGTCTACTTGTGTTAGACTTGTTATGTATGATAGTTTCATTTTTCCTGTCAACTAGATGTGGAAAGTTTTTAATACATTTTCTTTTTGGTTAGAGTgcgtttttttttcatttttatttgtttaaaattttttttgttttttatgttgATAAAGTACTAAATAAGTACTTCTTTCACTGAAACTTCTTAATCTCTGAGCTAACACATCATTGGTTTAGTGATGAAAACTACTTAATGACATTTCTTTTAAAATTTGTAATGTCTGTTTCCTTCACTGAAGGCTTATAGGCTTTGGTAGAAGAAACATTCTAGTTTAATGGTGGCTAGAACATTTGCAAACAATTACGTGTTGCTGACATTTGATACACTTATTTTTATTAGTTCAACATTGGCTTTAGAGGTGTGATGTTTTTATAATCTCTGTCACTCTATCTGCTGTGAACTTATTTAGCGAAAACGTAAGGCTTGATAGTGTTGAGCCCAGCCACTCCACTGACGGTTGTTGTTAGTTTAGCAGAGCTCTCTGAAGTTGGTTAGATTTATAATTGTCAAGGACAAGTTTCTGTTTCTGTAGGTGCAATATTGTTCAAATATTCTTAAGTTTCTATGTAGTATTCTTGGTTGTAGTCCTTATTATTAATAGAGAAAGCCAAGGTTTAGATGGATATTGGGCCATGCATTCACATTTTAATTTAAACATCAACTTCTTCTGCTTTAATTCTCAGATTCTCTATGATTTTTCTCTGGTTTTCTCAAACTTGACATTAGCATGTGTCATGTGTGGCTGTGTGGACGAACACGTATATTTTgtactttaaaaaaattatgaactatgtattgtatatatatgtaatatgTTTACTAGattctccttttatgttttttagcaTTTCTCAAAACTACCTCTAAATTAAAAATTTGGAATCAAGACATCAGTCTTGTAATGTCGTCGATCTTTATATTTGTGTCATTGTTTCAAGGATGAAATATTAGTCTGATTTGACATTATTATCCCTTTTCCTTCCTGAGATGTAAGAGATAAGTTTGAAGTAGTAAGTGTCATTATTCCCTTGGAAAAAGCTGTTATAGAATCTTCaaactagatatttttattttggaGCAACTTTTTTGCTGTTCTGTATGGAAAGTGTGTTCAtaaagaatacttatagtatattTATTAAAAGTTGTAGGATTGGAGATCAGAATAGTTATATCTAATATTTGGCAACGAAAAAATATTTGCACCGGAATTGTGTTATTCATTGTTGATCATTTTTGTAACCTAGCATCTATCAAGTATTAACACCTAGTTTACCAAGACACAAAATTTGGTAATTTGTTAGTTTGTAGAGTGTCTAACTCAGAGAAGGGCACTGTGATGAAGCATTTTAATGGAAGAGAAAAGAGAGCAGGGCTTCCATGTTAGGTAGTTTGACTGGTAGTTTTGAGTCTGGCTACCATTTtttatctttctttcttttttcttgtgTGTATATTGTTTGTTCGGTttttgcttttgtttttgttgCTAAAGGTTGACACTGTTGTGTTTTGTTTAGCTCACCaagcttaataattattttcCTTGCTACAATAATATTGTTTGGTAGCTAGGGTTGATTACACGATAAGTACTAAACAAGATAATCGTAATAAAATCTGAAAATTAAGACAACTAAGAATTCATTCTCTActattaaatattaattcaaacattTAACAATGTTATCATTCCCAATTTCTTATCAAACTATCAATTGTACAAAACAATAAGCTATGAATGATATTACAATCTCTGACTCTGACTCAGATTAGAGTAAGGCGATCCATTTACAAAAGAACATATAAGAGGCAGCCATTCCACTAAACTTCAGAATCCTCGTGCTTTAGAAGTACGATGGGACGACTGGATCCCAAGGACCACCTCAGTGACTTTAACATTATGATGAGCTTGCACCATGTGTTCTTGGAAACTTGCTGCAAGCGCTTCCTTGTGACCCTAACTACATCACTAAAATAGTGTTACTTCAAGTACAACCCTTTCATGATTTACTCCTGGTTGTAGACTTGTAGCTAGCTATGGACATGAAGAGGCTATTCTATGTTTCCTGTACGCCCCTAAGGGATGGAAACAAACTAGATGTAACATGAAAGTTTCTCTCCATTCAAACATCAAATTGAACAAGATAACCCACAAACTTAAAACTTTACAAGTACTTGAGAGTTCCTCTCTATACAATCTCCAAACTCATTAATATATAAATCTTCAATCTTGTGATCTCAGGGTATACATGCTAACAAAGATatattcctatatatatatatataaattttagtcAAATTAAATACACAAGGAAACATTTACAAAGGTAGATAGATAAACAAAAACACCCATTTAGCCACATCAATTATTCAAATTATCATTTCATAACATTATGCCACTGTTAATAGTTATAATAAATATAAGTAAATAAGTTCCCCATTTATAAAGAAACTTCTTTGAttaatattgtgaaaaatacaaAGAAAAGAGATCGAATTTGATCTCAAAGTGTCGGAATACAATTATGAATATAATAATGTTAACAAAGCACAACAATAAGATGACAAAAAATGCTATTCGAGTGATACGTAAACAAGTTTAATATTCACAGTTTCTATTCCAGTGAAAAATGTGTAGTTTTAAATCAAAAGGCATTGTTTACAATAAcaatatttttttccttttcaatttCAGCAATAACTATATTTACAATAATAACTATATTCACTATACATCCAACAAATTAAGTGGGCAATTTAGTACCTGTCAATTTGGCTTAGACAATCAATCATTGAAGAAGTTGCAACAAGCCTGGTTCACCCAACCTGTACTTCTTCACAGTATCCCACCCACCATATTTGTAGTGGATGCTGACATATGCTACATGCTCAATTTTCCAATAATGAGGGCATCCATTGGGTTGTAGAGAAGCTACAAATTGTTTTGTCATGTCCGTAATCATAAGAGATTTTAGGTTTGGCAGGTGCTCTATATTAGAAGGAATCTCTTGCAATGTCAGGCAATCTCCAATTTCAAGCTGCTCAAGAAGAGGCATTACTCCTTAATCTATTTTCACAACTTTCAACCTTTCCaactgaaattccgttttttaagattaccaacttaattattcaaattaaataattaattcctgaattgttacagaaatgtttaaacggacatatagactgtttgaacagaaaccagatatatttaaatagtttattaccagaagataaaaacgaacataaagtaaaaaacacacgaaattatacgtggtatcagcaatctttgcagattgctactagtccacggggccacgcccagagaatgaaatttattagaagaatatctaaacgattacaaaactaaattgacttatacaaataaagactccctcttgaatttgtcgcaactgttgtaatctaaactcctaatcaaatttttgaagtgctaagatcttgaactcccttcaaatcataacacttgcacttttcctcctgaaaagtgactcacgaacaagacttctcccgaagcttgatgaacaatgcCCAAGTGTTTTCAACCTACACAATtagcacaaagaaaacaatacagaagtacactgtaataaactggactcaagttcttcacataataaaaaagtctctctaaaacttgaaaatatttggaaaataatacaccaagagagatgataaaaaaccaacgacctatggatgattatataccctttagaatccctttaggtcgtggaaaacaaatcagaaaccgaTCAGCCAATAAATAGAAAATCTTCCCAAAAaagaaagtcagaatctgttcaaacagactggcactccgttcaaacagattcattgaacttggacaattttttaaacccagtttccttaaataaataaggaaacaatatatacattatctctgcaagctgtacacggttTCTGGACAACCAAATCAGATCAagaaataaataccaataatttccatatatacaaaagttAAGACAAGAtaatcttttataggaaattatatatttattcttttaacatatatagaataatctgatttttagaaaacatttcaCACCAAACCATTTCGAAAATACCCCACAATATATTTCGAAAATAcatctttaattaattttgtcaaatatgccaataaatgattttacaatctccccctttggcaatttgatagacaaaattaattcaaaaaactaCAACACAAATGTTAGTTACATGTAAAGAGAAAaaactccccctgcaaacatgcattaacttataacaaacatataaagaaactagacttaactccccctcaaaataagaaggtccagagttaaacaaaacaacaaacaaagcAGGTTTTTTGGAGGTAtctactctccccctttgtgtctttcaaaaaagccaaagaaacataaaacaaaaaacaaaagaaagCATCAATGTTCTAAGGAAAAAAGACATAAAAATAAGTAAAACTAAACGACTGGATCCTTGGAGAGAGTTTGAACAACATCCAACACAGAACGTTGCGGTCCTTCAATCGTCATCACTCGAGCAGCCAAAGAATCAACAAAGGCTCGAACAACAGCTAATTTTGTAGCAACAAGTCCTGAATCTATGGGAACAGAGGAGGATTCAATAGGAATGCCATTCGAGGCAAACTTCAGAGATTGAGGCTTGACTTTCTTGGTTGATGGAGCATCAGTGGCTTCAGTAGTTGGAGCAGAGGCCTTGTAGGAAGCAGCAGTAGTGGGAGCCACCAAGTCTTCTTGATCACGTTGGAGATCTTTTTTCTGCATACTCAAAAGTTTATAAATAACTTGAGGAAAATGAAGATTCAAGTTTCTCCTATTACCTTTTTGAAATCCAATGATTTGATCATAGATAAACATAGCCAAGTTTATACCAATTCCGGTCCCCACTTTGTACAAAAAAGAGGCCATGTCAAATGAGATAGTTGCGGTGTGAGAAGTTGGTTTCCAATTCGTTGTGGCAAACTTATGGAGAGCAGCATAAGTGTAGGTGAGATTAGTGATCGAGATGACTGTTTTAGATGGCCATACAATTTTTTGCCCTACTAATTCAGTGATAACCGCATCCTTGTCATGAGAGGcaagatcatcatcatcatcatcatcaacatcAAGAGGAAGATGCAAAGCATGGGCAATATCTCGTGGAGAAAAAGAGAACCAATGGCCCCTAACAACCACTTTACAATACAGAGGAGATTTAGGTTCAATAATTTCATTAGTaagattggcatagaattccttgactattctatccacaaaaccaGTAAATTTAACCAAAGAACCTGTCCATTTTCGATCTTGAAGCATTGTTAGCACACCATAAGGTCGATGATCACTCAAGACATAATTTCTCTCAATGAGAAATTTCCTTTGAGCATAGAGAACCATATCATGAGCATTGTCATTATAACAAAAGTTGAagaataaggtttgaaatttaCACTTGAGGTTTTGGAGATGGCGTAGAATTAGAAATAGGTCTCTTGCCTTTAGCCTTGGATGAAAAAGGAGTTGCAACTGGCTCTGTGTCAGATTCAGCTTCTTGTTCAGAAGGGACAATGTCTTCTTGTTCTGGCTcatcagactcagcctctgattTTGCATTGTCAGGAACAGATTCATCAGATAAGGTGGTATCATGGGTTGCTTCAGACTCAGATTTTTCTTCCTCAGGGTTAGATTCGGAGGAAGATGGAGAAGGGGGATGAGCCTTCAATCTTTTCTTGGCAGCAGTCAAAGGAGATGAAGATGAGTCCAACCCCAATTTCCTTTTGGGAGCCACATAGTTTTTCTTGGACTGGTTTGGCTTCATGGGTAGCTTGAGTAACCCAGCAGCAACATCTTTGGAAGAGGATGAAACAGATTTGGATTTTGCCCTAGCCGCCAGAGACGATTCAATCGGAAAAGGAGAAAGGTTTTTAGCTCGAGAAGGCACCACCACTTCAGATGGTGGTGCGACGTCGACAATATCAGCCGTGATATCTGGAAACACCATGGGGTGTTCAGTAGAGAGGGATAACACCTTCTTGCGCGCCTTGGATTTGGGAGTTTTCCCAACAGATGCCGCTGGTGCTGGAGCAGATGGAGGTGTCGTTGACACAGATGGAGGAGGCGATGGAAAGGGTACCTTTCTGGGTTGAGAAGCAGGGGTCTTTTTAGAGGAAGCTCCATGAGTTTTCACCATTGTTCCTTCTCTGAAAAGCAGCAAACACTTACAAAACCAGTgagaaaaaaataagaagaagaagaaggagataCTTAGAGGGATCGTGGGTGAGGAGAAAGTAGGTAGGGACAAGCTTTTTAAGGAAATAACTTTCCCATTTAGGACACCCACGGCAAAAAGAggtttcttttttttattatttaaaaaataaaaggaaacaaaccTTATGACACACGATCAAGATAACAAACTTACCATTTTttgttgattttattttataaaaggaaataaaatacaTAGAGAATGCCAACACTAAAAAGGTAACCAAAAACCCCACACGATCTTCTTATTGAACTTCCccactttttatatattttttctttaaaaaaaatgctaAACAAAGTACAAAACAATAAAGAGACAAATCATGGTATTCCAAATAGAGTAAGAGGACAAAATAAattccttggagacaaagaacatattaaatcacacaaaataaatgcataatttcacataattaccacaaagattcggtccaccatgaatttccttgacaatcaaatatatatatatattatattttttatatacaaaattgcacaaaaataaaactcaaccaaaaatatTTGTTTTGATCAATGAGAGGCAtcctgata
The Humulus lupulus chromosome 6, drHumLupu1.1, whole genome shotgun sequence DNA segment above includes these coding regions:
- the LOC133785139 gene encoding uncharacterized protein LOC133785139 — its product is MVKTHGASSKKTPASQPRKVPFPSPPPSVSTTPPSAPAPAASVGKTPKSKARKKVLSLSTEHPMVFPDITADIVDVAPPSEVVVPSRAKNLSPFPIESSLAARAKSKSVSSSSKDVAAGLLKLPMKPNQSKKNYVAPKRKLGLDSSSSPLTAAKKRLKAHPPSPSSSESNPEEEKSESEATHDTTLSDESVPDNAKSEAESDEPEQEDIVPSEQEAESDTEPVATPFSSKAKGKRPISNSTPSPKPQV
- the LOC133782212 gene encoding mitotic-spindle organizing protein 1B-like, with translation MGAEAAKIARESLDLAFHMSNILDTGLDRHTLSVLIALCDLGLNPEALAAVVKEL